Proteins encoded within one genomic window of Panacibacter microcysteis:
- a CDS encoding alpha-hydroxy acid oxidase, whose translation MQIKYHSSYPSIDDLITRARQKIPRFAFEYLDGGCNEDVNLIKNTAELRAVELKPYYLSQHLSSDMKTELFGHVYDAPFGVAPVGLQGLMWPNAPEILAKAAFEHNIPFILSTVTTASIEKIGAITQGKAWFQLYHPAENSVRDSIIQRAADAGYPVLVVLCDVPTFGFRPRDIRNGLAMPPKMTLRNILQIMGRPEWAIKTLLHGQPAFETLKPYTPKGLSMKQLGLFMNKTFSGRVNEEKIAPIRDMWKGKLVLKGVASEEDTEMAIRLGFDGIIVSNHGGRQLDAGQSAVKSMEPIVANYKNKIKIMMDSGIRTGPDVARTLASGADFAFMGRTFMYSVAALGNEGGNHAISMLKTQLQQVMEQVCCKKVSDFPNHLIR comes from the coding sequence ATGCAGATAAAATACCACAGCAGTTATCCCTCTATTGACGATCTTATAACAAGAGCCCGCCAAAAGATTCCCCGTTTTGCTTTTGAATACCTTGATGGTGGTTGCAATGAAGATGTGAATCTTATAAAGAATACGGCAGAGTTAAGAGCGGTTGAATTAAAGCCCTATTACTTATCACAGCATCTTTCGTCTGATATGAAGACGGAATTATTCGGCCATGTATATGATGCGCCTTTTGGTGTTGCTCCAGTAGGTTTACAGGGCCTCATGTGGCCCAACGCGCCTGAAATACTTGCCAAAGCTGCATTTGAGCACAACATCCCTTTTATACTCAGCACCGTAACCACGGCAAGCATTGAAAAGATAGGAGCGATAACGCAGGGGAAAGCGTGGTTTCAACTGTATCACCCCGCAGAAAACAGTGTACGGGACAGTATTATACAACGCGCCGCAGATGCAGGTTACCCCGTACTGGTCGTGTTGTGCGATGTGCCTACGTTTGGTTTTCGCCCCAGAGACATCCGTAACGGTTTGGCCATGCCGCCGAAGATGACCTTGCGCAACATTTTACAGATCATGGGCAGGCCGGAGTGGGCCATCAAAACGCTGTTGCATGGTCAGCCCGCATTCGAAACACTTAAACCTTATACGCCAAAAGGGTTGAGCATGAAACAGCTCGGTTTGTTTATGAACAAAACTTTTTCCGGCCGGGTAAATGAAGAAAAAATAGCACCCATACGCGATATGTGGAAAGGCAAGCTGGTACTCAAGGGTGTGGCAAGCGAAGAAGATACCGAAATGGCCATCCGTCTTGGGTTTGATGGTATCATTGTTTCCAACCACGGCGGCCGGCAGTTAGACGCAGGGCAATCGGCCGTAAAATCCATGGAGCCAATTGTAGCGAACTATAAGAACAAGATTAAAATCATGATGGATAGTGGTATCCGCACCGGTCCTGATGTGGCAAGAACACTGGCTTCCGGCGCCGACTTTGCGTTTATGGGCCGCACTTTTATGTACAGCGTGGCGGCACTTGGCAATGAGGGTGGTAATCATGCCATCTCCATGCTCAAAACGCAGTTGCAACAGGTAATGGAGCAGGTATGCTGCAAAAAAGTAAGCGACTTCCCCAATCATCTTATCCGCTAA